atatctagtttccctctccagtTAAAGAGAAAGCCATGGAAAaccactctcggtctgaagaagggtctcgacctgaaacgtcacccattccttctcaccagagatgctgcctgaccggctgagttactccagcattattagtttttttttggtataaacaaacatctgcagttccttcctacacagtcgctGTTTCTACATGTGCACTGAAAGTTGTTCATTTTCCTACTTCATCCCTGATCAGTTTTCCAGTTGCAGTAAAATGAGAATGGCAGGACAGACAGGAACGTCACACGGATTATACTGTCACAGAGTCATCTCCTCAACATCCCATGCCCActgactgtctccaactacattttatctctgtcctgccctctcccgaccctgtctgaagaagggtctcaacccgaaacatcacccattccttctctccagagatgctgcctgtcccgctgagttactccagcattttgtgtctagccccgAATCTCTCTGCCACTGCAAAAGGCATCAACCCCAATTCATCATCAATATAGTTTGCGATTTACAAATCTCAGCGCGTCTCATCGTGTTCAGCGGTTTCTCTCACTCACCCGACCGTTTTGTGTGTTTCCATCAAGATTGTTCCATTTGGTCCCGGGACAGGCATGGAGTTATAACGGACATTAACCTGCGATTTGCGGAGCAAACATTCCCGACTGATTTTTAGGCCTTCATAAATGACTGCAAACAGGAAGACAATCACGCAGGCTCCAACCATCCCTGTGGAGGACACATAACAAAAGAAAGCAAGATCATACAAATTCTACTGTTTAAAATTATTTAGCAGCCAGCACAGGTAGATGGGTGGATAAGGATGGGAGAGAAATAGGAAAGAGAAGCAAGCACATATCAGTTTTTTATCCAAGGAATTGTCTCGAGATCCTGGAGATTTGAATCCTGGAGATCCATTATACATTTGGCAAAAAGAATATACTGATCACACTGTCTATAATCTAGCACTTCACTTTGCCATGTGCCTCAGTTATCAGGAGGTATCCCAATTCCACCACGGTTCAGCAGCACAGTGTACAACCCTGACTGATTCCACCTTCAACAGCTTAAGATGGACAATTCTTTccaagataaaaagataaaattgctggagtaactcaacaggccaggcagcatctctggagaacatggctaggtgacatttcggataggGTCCCTTCTTTAGACCAATGGTGACAGAAGAAAAgcagcaggtctgaagaagtgtcccaacctgaaatgtcacctatccatgttctccagataagctgcctcacccgctgaattactccagcacacagtatcgttttttgtaagccagcagttCTTTCTATCTCCAATTCCTTCTAAGATATGAACACACACTAAGATATGAACACACACTGCTTACAGCTTCCAAGGTGCTTTAGCATCTCACTCACAAGCAGTAAGCACATGCAAACCATAAGCCTTTGAATCAGGGTCCATCGCTCATGATATAAACAACATCTGACCATTGTGTCCTTGTTCAGATGATAAAGCAGAatcatacggcacggaaacagcctttcatcccaccgagcccacagctgagagcggcacggtggtgcagcggtagagttgctgcctcacagcgccagggacccgggttcgatcctgactctgggtgctgtctgtatggagtttgtacgttctccctgtgacctacgtgggttttctccgggtgctatggtttcctcccacactccaaagatgtacaggtttgtaggttaatttggcttcagtaaaaattataaattgtccccagtgtgtaggatagtgcttgtgtacggggatcgctggtcagcacggacttggtgggccgaagggcccgatttccgtgctgtgtctccaaactaaactgttaAGCACCATTTAAATGAATCCTTCagcaatactattttattcactcTACATACCAGATGACACCATTCACCTAGATCGGAGGTGAGAAACAACAAAAACCTTCAGTTACGAGGAACCATGTGGGtggcccatgcagtcacgggagaACATCCaagttccacacagacagcactagaCGTCAGGATTGGAGCCAGATCGCTGGTGCTGCGACGCAGTAGCTGAACCACTCTGTTGCCGCTCCCACCCAAGGATGAGTTGCTCAAGGCAGCTCACTACTtagtcaaagacagacacaaaatgctggagtaactcagcgggacaggcagcatctctggagagaaggaatgggtgacgttttgggtggagacccttcttcagactgactcctctctccgacgagagttccgcCTCCTCTCACTACTTAGTCATatgcgataggagtagaatttggccattcggcccatcaagtatactccgccattcaatcatagctgatctatctctccctcccaaccccattctcctgccatctccccataacctctgatacccgtactagtcaagaatctatctatttctgccgtaaatatatccactgactttgtctccacagccGCCTGGCAAATATACATCCTGGACATCGTTCTACCTTGCAGGCACTACATCAATGGATGTTGGTTGTTGTGTAAACTCCAGGTCATCTCTGAATCCAGCACTCACCTCCACCAGAATTGATCAGCAGCCCCGGGAAGAGCAGTGACACATCTTTGAACCCAAAGTAGAATGCCATTTGCTAGGGGTAAACAATTGGAGAGTGAGACGCAGATTACACCACAAACACAAATACTAGCCAAAACATCTCATTGCTTTAGCTCACAAACACAGTCCCCCAGGGtataaggtgagagagagagagagagagagagagaaagtttaatggagatgtgcggggcaagttttttttatgtGCACAGTAGCGAGGGTTTGGAATgcgctgctaggggtggtggtggaagcagatacaacagtggtgtttaagaggcttttagacaggcatatggaagtatggggaatagagggatatggatcatgtgcagccagatgagatcagtttaaattAGAATcacgtttggcacaaacattgtgggccgaaggacacattcctgtgctgtactcttctatgtctatgttctaaGCTTGATTGATCACATTTTTAGCCTTAACGCCCATGTCGTATTTTCCACATTTGGGTCAGAGTGGAAGAAAGCAGTAAATTGCTGTTTGTAGTTTAAATCAAGGAGTTAGATGAGAATGTGCATGGCATGTttagtacgtttgcagatgacattaaaatgAGTGGTATTAAAATAGCCAAGATGGTTATGAAAAGTTACACCAAGATCCTGAACAGTTGGGCAAGTGAGCTGAGGAATTGATAATGGAGTTTACTGCAGGGAAGTCAAAACAGAACCTTCACAGTGGATGtcagggccctggagagtgttgtagggcagagggatcttggagtgcagctatattgttccttgaaagtggtatcgCAGTAGAttgtgtggtcaaaaaggcttttggtacatcagTCAGGTTACTGAGtgtggaagttgggatgttatgataCACTTGTACTAGCTGTTGATGAGGCATTGTGTTTGGGCACCCTGCTATATTTCTAGTACCCTATCACTAAGGCTTTCCATTCATTCAGTCCCAGTTTTCAGATTCCTGATGTAATAACTATTCGTAGAATGAATACACGGTCCCTTGACTCCACATACAGACTCAGAGCCACACAACTAGATAgcagatttaaaaatatttcttTCACATAGATACCTCACAAGAATGATTAAAAATAGTTATGAGGAGAAGGTGGCTGGGAACTCAGTATCCATAGCAACCTCCTTCAATTAAAAACTATTCCCTTCCCCAAAATGAGCTATTTCAGGCGGAAAAAACCCCCAAGTATCCCTCGCCGTAAGGATAATTCCATATATAATGGCAGATTAATGgcagttttcaagagagttagatttagctcttagggctaaaggaatcaagggatatggggagaaagcaggaacggggtactgattttagatgatcagccatgatcatattgaatggcagtgttggctcgaagggccgaatggcctactcctgcaccagttTCTCTGTCAACGGAGAAGGTGTCGCAATGCTTCACACTAACTTCAATCCAAATGAAGCTTCCTCATGTGCCCAATCTTTTGTGGAATTACAGATACTGCTGGCTATCTTGTTGTATCAGCTACAGGTGGCAATAACAAACTAACTGAACAGGGCAGATTGACTGCAGAGCCCGAAGTAACAAGGTTGGCGGGAGACCTCACCATCATGCCATGAGTGCCGTGGCTTGGTGCAGCCGTAGAGTGGTGTTCATGGCCACCAGGGTCCATGGACATGCGGCTGTGATCATGATCGTGACCCATCGAGCCGTTCATTTCCAGCGTGGACAAAAGCAGCCCCAAACTCCCCGTGAATACCTGAGAAAGGAAACACACATCACATATCTGCACACTACAAATACAAGAAATGGAAAATACCGCAGGAAATTGTATGGGCAGCATGgtagcacagcgccagagacccaggttccatcccgactatgggtgctgcctgtacggagtttgtacgttctccccatgacatagaaacatagaaaataggtgcagcagtaggccactcggcccttcgagcctgcaccgccattcaatatgatcatggctgatcatccaacccaatcctatccctgccttctctccataccccctgatccctttagccacaagggccacatctaactccctcttaaatatagccaatgaactggcctcaactaccttctgtggcagagaattccacagattcaccactctctgtgtaaaaaatgattttctcatctcggtcctaaa
The DNA window shown above is from Amblyraja radiata isolate CabotCenter1 chromosome 32, sAmbRad1.1.pri, whole genome shotgun sequence and carries:
- the slc31a1 gene encoding high affinity copper uptake protein 1 isoform X1, with the protein product MNNSTEVFTGSLGLLLSTLEMNGSMGHDHDHSRMSMDPGGHEHHSTAAPSHGTHGMMQMAFYFGFKDVSLLFPGLLINSGGGMVGACVIVFLFAVIYEGLKISRECLLRKSQVNVRYNSMPVPGPNGTILMETHKTVGQQMFSIPHLIQTGLHVIQVVISYFLMLVFMTYNGYLCIAVALGAGVGYFLFSWKKAVVVDITEHCH
- the slc31a1 gene encoding high affinity copper uptake protein 1 isoform X2; protein product: MNGSMGHDHDHSRMSMDPGGHEHHSTAAPSHGTHGMMQMAFYFGFKDVSLLFPGLLINSGGGMVGACVIVFLFAVIYEGLKISRECLLRKSQVNVRYNSMPVPGPNGTILMETHKTVGQQMFSIPHLIQTGLHVIQVVISYFLMLVFMTYNGYLCIAVALGAGVGYFLFSWKKAVVVDITEHCH